GAGCATATGCGCCAGATTTTCGTTTCAAAAGAAGTACCGTCTGATCCGTCGATCTATGCGTTCCATCCTTCCGTCATCGATCCAACCCTTGCTCCTGAAGGTAAAAGTGTTCTTTACGCTTTGATTCCTGTTCCATCGGGGGGCCATATTGACTGGGAGCAGCAAACCGAATTTACGGATACCATTATCCAGAAGCTTGAGGAAAGAGGGTTTCCGGGTTTAAGAAACCATATAGTCTGGAAGAAAATTAAGTCTCCGAATGACGCGAAAAGAGAAGGACTGTTCGAGGGAGGCAGCTTCGGACTTGCTCCATCCCTTTTCCAGTCTGGCGTATTCCGGCCCCAGGTCAAGCCTTCCAAATTAGAAAATGTGTATGCAGCAGGCGCTTCCATTCATCCTGGGGGAGGCATTCCGCTTGTCATGCAGGGAGCAAAAATGATGGTCTCCGTCTTAATGGAGGATGCAAACAAACATAAAGGGGTGAGCCTAAGTGGAAAAGCTGAAAGCAGCATACGCACAATGTGAAGAACTTATAAAGATTCATTCCAAATCCTTTCATAAGGCATTTTCTCTTCTCCCGGCAGAAAAGAAAAAAGCGGTCTGGGCCGTTTATGCCTTTTGCCGGACAGTGGATGACATTGTTGACGAGGGAGCGGAGCCCGAAAAAGAACTTCTTGCCTTTGAAGAAGATTTTAAACGCTTTTTAAATGGCAACCATGACCGCAGCCACTACATATGGCTCGCTCTCGAAGATACGTTCAGCCGTTTTGATATGGACGAAGAAGCATTCTGGGACATGATCAAAGGACAGCGGATGGATTTAACGAAGACACGATATGAAACATTAGAGGAAGTATTTCAATATTCCTACCATGTAGCGAGTACAGTCGGTCTCATGATTTTGCCGATTCTTGCCCCAAGAAAAAAGAGCACGCTTCGGAATGGTGCGATTGCTCTTGGGATCGCGATGCAGCTGACCAATATACTAAGGGATATCGGAGAAGACCTGGATCGTGACCGGATTTATCTCCCGAAGGAAGTGCTGGACCAGTTTGGCTATACGAAAGCTGAATTGGAGTCCGGTGTCATTAATGAATCCTTCATATCTGTATGGGAGTATCTTGCGTTTGAAGCGGAAGCCTATTATGAGGAGGCAATGGACACAATTGATGAGTATCCTCTTCATTCCAGAACACCGGTTAAAGCAGCTGCTTTCTTCTATAAAGCGATCCTGAACAAGGTGCGCAGCAATAACTACAGGGTGTTCGGAGAGCGCAACTACGTTACACAGGATGAGAAAATCTCTATATTGTCACAAATGTAAAGGAAGCGTACAGGAGACGCTTCCTTTTCTGTGCTAAAATGAAAGGCATTAAACCGGACATTACGAGGCATCATTCATGACCCACTATCACATAGCAAGCTGGCTGATTGCCGTGCTTCTTTTTTTTGCTGTGTATTATTTACATAACCAAGGCAAGTTAAAGCTTTCGGCAAAATCATTCTTGTTCACCAGAAAAATAATGAATTCATTGCAGTTCATGCTTATTAAAATAGTGAAGAAGGACCTGTACCGGATTGGTACGGGTTTTTTTGTGCGGAGAATATAGGGAGTGGAAAAAGGGGGTTGGCTGGAAAAGATGGCGGAACGGCTGGAACCGTGTGGATACTGGCCGGAAAGAGAAGGTTACCGGCCGGAAAAAGATGGCAGCAGATTGAAAAGAAATAGAGACATATATACCGCTTTAGGTAATCTGTATGTTTCTGCTAGGATTCTATTTGCCGCTTGGAATTCATTTTTAATGTTTTTGCTCTGCTAACAGCTCCTGACGAACTAAAAGGTTATTAAAACAAAGGAATAATCAATCTAAAGACAGAATATGAAAATTTAAGAAGAATAAAGGGGGCTGCATAAATGATCCGCAATAAATCCAGCTGCTGATTTTGACCTTATTCGCGCGGTCCTCCCTAACCCTCCTTGCTAAAAAGGAAAAAAGGAGGGCAGAACGATGAAAAATACGGGGAGACTGCTCGCAATTTCGATTTGCGAGGGACTGGTTTTTGCCTATGTAATTGAGCGGCTTTTTGCCGAATCGCGGGGATTATCCGTTCTGGACATGCAAAACCTAATTGTATTTTACGCGGTAATCAGTGCATTGCTGGAAATACCGTGCGGAGCTTTAGCAGATATTTGGAAAAAGAAGTATGTGCTCGCAGCCGGTCTTTTTATCTGCTATTTCGAGTTTGTGGCTTCTATTTTTGCATATGATCTATTCGGGTTCAGCTTAGCTTACTTAGCAGCTGCAATTGGCGGTTCTCTAAAGTCAGGGGTCATGGAGTCTATTCTTTACATGTCATTGAAGGAATATGGCAGGGTAGAGGAGTATGTGAAGTGGAACGGCCGCTATCAATTTACAGGAAACGCTGTTCTTGGGTTTTCGGGAATAGCTGGAGGATACTTAGCTTATTATACATCGTATGAAATAACCTACTGGCTGTCTCTGATCAGCTTTCCGCTTTGTATCTATTATGCGCTCACTTTGGATGAACCCAAAAATGAGAGGGCAGATGAAAAACCAATCCGCAAAGATATTTGGATTCAACTTACAGCCGGGATCGCCTATACGTTAAAAAACAGGCACCTGCTGGTGATTCTGTTTGTCAGTGGTATTTCTGGCACTGTACTGCACAGTGAGCTTTATGAAATGAGCATGCTTGTCTATCCGGAGATCGGCATTTCGGTTATTTATTTCGGGTACATCAGTTTTGCTATTACCGGCTCAAGTGCAGCGGCTAATCTGCTGGCTAATGCCTATGAAAAACATGGATTTGGATTGAAACCAGCTTTTGCTGCTGCGGCTCTCGCTGTATTCCTTTTTGGATTTGTAGAGCATTGGAGTGCCGTCCTGTTTGTTATGGCAGCAATTTCAATATTGGAATTGGCAAGCCCTATTCTATCCGGGATGCTTCAGAGCCGCGCAGCGGATGAGTTCAGGGTGACCATTTCGTCCATAGATGCATTTGTGTGCAATATCCTGAGCGTAGCAATCGGACTGGGGTTTGGCTATGCAGCGGAGTTCTATGGTGTTGGGATTGCTTTTCAGCTTTTATCTGTCACTTTGCTTTTGCTGCTCATTTTTAAGGTTGAACCTGAAACCAGCTGATTTTCGCTGCATGGTGCTTTAAGCCTTTCGCAAAAGTCTGCTTTTAAAGCTTTTTCCCTCCCTCTCTGCAGCGTTTTTAAAAATTTGGATGTTGGTTGTCAGGCGTAAGATTATCCTTTGGCAGGCTGCGCAAAGCTTCAAGCGCCGCTTTGCGAATGCGGGGTCTCACGCCTTCTACTCCAATCAGCAGGTGTTACAAATCAACAGAGCCAAAAATCAAAAAATAACCCAATAGCACTTATACCTTGAGTGTTATTGGGTTCTGTATATAAGCTCATTTCTAATTTAAGAGTAATTCTGTACCATATGAATGATCAATGGCACAAAGCCATTCAGCATTTGAATTTTTCTTAAAGACATAGGTTGCCTTTCGCTCCATGGAAAATTCTGAGTCCTCTTTATCGGCGTCAAGCAGGGTTTGGGAGAGGACTAAGGCCGTGCCTCCCGCTTCCAGAATAATCATCTCCCCCTGTGTGGCAAGATACTATTGTTGCAATCTCAATAAAGGGTTTTTTAATCTCGTTTTTTTTCCCGTGCAATTTTCCCGGGCTTCACCACAAGAATGGCATCCTCCGTATAATCATTCATCAACGTATCAAAGTCTTCCTGTTTACTAGCAGCATCACATCTTTTGATGACATCTTTTAATTCATGTTCCACATTACCGCCTCTTGGATTCTCTCTTTGCAATCTCTTCAGCCACGTTCATACCGCTTATCGTTACCATCGGTGAACCGCCTCCCGGATGAGTACTTCCTCCTGCAAACGAAAGGTTTTGAATATCAGCAGGGAAGTTTCCCGGCCTCATAAAGGCATCCCACTTCTTATTGGCGGAAATGCCGTATAAAGCACCGCGGTAGGCGCCGAACCGGTCCTGAATATCGAGAGGTGTGAAAAGCTGTTCCTCCATTATTTTGCCGGAAAGTGAAACGCCGGCCTGCTCCAATTTTTCATAAATCAGAGACTTATAATCCTGAGGTGAAATCTGCAGCCTGCCATCCTGGTTGAGCGGAGGTGCGTTTACAAGGATAAATAGATTGCTTCCAGCATCAGCCTGTGATGGATCTGAGAAGGAGGAATTGCTTATATAGATAGTTGGATCCTCACTGTAGTTCTGATTTTTGAAAAGCTCATCAAATTCTTTCCTGTAGTTTTTTGAAAAAAAGACGCTGTGATGAGCGAGTTTGTCTATTTTTCCTTCTATTCCAGCAAGGATGACAAACGCTGAAATGGAAGGCGAATATCCATTTCGTTTTTTATCGGTAAAATGAGGCCTTTCCGATTCGGCCACCAGCTCAGGAAAGGACTTAAGCAGATCCGCATTCAAGATAACCTCATCAGCTGTCAGCTCCTGGCCGTTTTCAAGCAGTACCGTATTAATGCGTTTATTCGAAATCTGCAGCTCCTGAACCTTTGTATTCATCATGAATTGGACACCCATTTCCTTGGCCAATTCATAAAAAGCTTCTGCAATCTTTGTATTTCCGCCTTTAATGTAAAATACTCCCTGCACGAGCTCCAGATAAGCAATCATCGCAAACGTTGCCGGAGATTGATAGGGCGATGAACCGATATAGGTCGCATACCTGTTAAATGCCTGAATGACCTGTTCATTGCCAAAGTATTTTCTGAAAAAATGGTCCATCGTTTCAAGAGGGCGGACGCGCATGAATGCATAGCTGAGGCTTGGTGAGGTGTAATCCAGCACACTTTTAAACATTCTGGGGAAAAAGTGTTTTTCTGACAGTCCGTATAATCTTGTAATCTCAGAAATGAACCGGTCGTAATTCCTGTATCCCTTTGGATCCAGATTCCGGAGCTGCTGCTTCATAGTCGCTTTGTCACTGCTGAGGAAAAAGACGTTCCCATCCGGAAAATAATTTACCGTATGTTTTTGCAGCTTCACCATTTCCAAGTAATCTTGCATTTTTTTGCCGGCCTTATGAAAAACCTCTTCAAAAACCTGAGGCATTGTTATTGTATTTGGTCCAAAATCAAAGTGGAAGGATCCGAGTTTCACAGGCATCATTTTTCCGCCCGGATGACTGTTTTTTTCGGCAACGGTAACGTCCCAGCCTTCACTGGCAAGGGTAATGGCTGCAGAAAGACCGCCAAGGCCCGCTCCGATCACTACGGCTTTTTTCATCGCTTTCCTTCTCCTTCAAAGAATGTTTAGAAAATCGTTTGTATCACGTGAAATGACTTTCCTTTTCAGCTCGTCAAGCCCAGCGGTAAACAGATCTTCAAGAATTCTTGTTTTTTCTTTCCGGCTGCCGCCCAAATCTAAATAGGCAATCGGCTCGCCGATGGCAATATATAGCTCCTGTTTCTTTTCGGATCCAAATGAATAGTAAAGGGCAATCGGCAGAATCGGTGTTTCCGGACTGATCTCAGCCATGGCTATGATTCCTGATAGGAATTCTAAAGGGCGCTGTTCAAGATGTCTTTCGTCTCCCTGTGGGAAAATGGCGACACTCTTGCCTTCTTTAAGGAGCGATCCTCCATATTTAACCGATTGAATAATATCTCTCGGGTTTTCCCGGTTCACAGAAAACGCTCCCAGCCGGCGGAAGTAGGGAAAATCCCTAAGGCCCTTCTCATGCA
The Metabacillus sp. FJAT-52054 genome window above contains:
- the crtI gene encoding phytoene desaturase family protein → MKKAVVIGAGLGGLSAAITLASEGWDVTVAEKNSHPGGKMMPVKLGSFHFDFGPNTITMPQVFEEVFHKAGKKMQDYLEMVKLQKHTVNYFPDGNVFFLSSDKATMKQQLRNLDPKGYRNYDRFISEITRLYGLSEKHFFPRMFKSVLDYTSPSLSYAFMRVRPLETMDHFFRKYFGNEQVIQAFNRYATYIGSSPYQSPATFAMIAYLELVQGVFYIKGGNTKIAEAFYELAKEMGVQFMMNTKVQELQISNKRINTVLLENGQELTADEVILNADLLKSFPELVAESERPHFTDKKRNGYSPSISAFVILAGIEGKIDKLAHHSVFFSKNYRKEFDELFKNQNYSEDPTIYISNSSFSDPSQADAGSNLFILVNAPPLNQDGRLQISPQDYKSLIYEKLEQAGVSLSGKIMEEQLFTPLDIQDRFGAYRGALYGISANKKWDAFMRPGNFPADIQNLSFAGGSTHPGGGSPMVTISGMNVAEEIAKRESKRR
- a CDS encoding phytoene/squalene synthase family protein, with amino-acid sequence MEKLKAAYAQCEELIKIHSKSFHKAFSLLPAEKKKAVWAVYAFCRTVDDIVDEGAEPEKELLAFEEDFKRFLNGNHDRSHYIWLALEDTFSRFDMDEEAFWDMIKGQRMDLTKTRYETLEEVFQYSYHVASTVGLMILPILAPRKKSTLRNGAIALGIAMQLTNILRDIGEDLDRDRIYLPKEVLDQFGYTKAELESGVINESFISVWEYLAFEAEAYYEEAMDTIDEYPLHSRTPVKAAAFFYKAILNKVRSNNYRVFGERNYVTQDEKISILSQM
- a CDS encoding MFS transporter — translated: MKNTGRLLAISICEGLVFAYVIERLFAESRGLSVLDMQNLIVFYAVISALLEIPCGALADIWKKKYVLAAGLFICYFEFVASIFAYDLFGFSLAYLAAAIGGSLKSGVMESILYMSLKEYGRVEEYVKWNGRYQFTGNAVLGFSGIAGGYLAYYTSYEITYWLSLISFPLCIYYALTLDEPKNERADEKPIRKDIWIQLTAGIAYTLKNRHLLVILFVSGISGTVLHSELYEMSMLVYPEIGISVIYFGYISFAITGSSAAANLLANAYEKHGFGLKPAFAAAALAVFLFGFVEHWSAVLFVMAAISILELASPILSGMLQSRAADEFRVTISSIDAFVCNILSVAIGLGFGYAAEFYGVGIAFQLLSVTLLLLLIFKVEPETS
- a CDS encoding lysophospholipid acyltransferase family protein, which gives rise to MIEASKSKWFDFGFSQYTKRLFKHHFKGIYIHTEENLPVNALWCANHSTWWDGLVLHYINWTVLRQDFNIMMHEKGLRDFPYFRRLGAFSVNRENPRDIIQSVKYGGSLLKEGKSVAIFPQGDERHLEQRPLEFLSGIIAMAEISPETPILPIALYYSFGSEKKQELYIAIGEPIAYLDLGGSRKEKTRILEDLFTAGLDELKRKVISRDTNDFLNIL